A stretch of Homo sapiens chromosome 12, GRCh38.p14 Primary Assembly DNA encodes these proteins:
- the ETFRF1 gene encoding electron transfer flavoprotein regulatory factor 1 isoform X1, producing MKMANSLRGEVLKLYKNLLYLGRDYPKGADYFKKRLKNIFLKNKDVKNPEKIKELIAQGEFVMKELEALYFLRKYRAMKQRYYSDTNKTN from the exons ATGAAAATGGCCAATTCTTTAAGAGGAGAAGTactaaaactttataaaaat CTGCTGTATCTTGGACGAGACTATCCAAAAGGAGCAGACTATTTTAAAAAGCGTTTGAAGaacattttccttaaaaacaaagaTGTGAAGAATCCAGAGAAGATCAAAGAACTTATTGCACAGGGCGAATTTGTAATGAAAGAGCTAGAAGCTTTGTACTTCCTTAGGAAATACAGAGCTATGAAACAACGCTATTATTCAGATACCAACAAAACTAATTGA